A window of Ignavibacterium sp. contains these coding sequences:
- the serC gene encoding 3-phosphoserine/phosphohydroxythreonine transaminase — MENRIYNFSAGPAVLPEEVLLEAQKDLFALPGVGMSILEISHRSKTYDAIHQEAKEGLKQLLNIPDDYAILFLQGGASLQFSMVPLNLMPPKNKADYILTGSWSKKAMKEAKRVGTANVAATTEEGEGDKKYFKRIPKQSELKLDPDAAYVHFTSNNTIYGTEWQTEPEVGNVPLVCDASSDILSKPLDIKKYGLIYAGAQKNMGPSGVTLVIIRKDLLERSQDSLHTMLNYKIHAENDSLYNTPNTFGIYIIKLVTKWLLGLGGLEEMYKINKKKAQLLYDCIDQSGGFYKGHAEKDSRSLMNVTFNLATEELEKKLIDEATKAGFSGLKGHRSVGGLRASIYNAFPIKGVEALVDFMKDFQKRNG; from the coding sequence ATGGAAAACAGAATATATAATTTCAGCGCTGGCCCGGCAGTTTTACCGGAAGAAGTATTGCTCGAAGCTCAGAAAGATTTATTTGCACTTCCCGGAGTGGGAATGTCAATTCTCGAAATTTCACATCGTTCAAAAACTTATGATGCAATTCATCAGGAAGCAAAGGAAGGATTGAAACAACTTCTTAATATTCCGGATGATTATGCAATTCTGTTTCTTCAGGGTGGTGCATCATTACAGTTTTCAATGGTTCCGTTAAATCTTATGCCGCCTAAAAATAAAGCAGATTATATTCTCACCGGTTCGTGGTCAAAAAAGGCAATGAAAGAAGCAAAACGAGTTGGAACCGCTAATGTTGCTGCAACCACAGAAGAGGGAGAAGGTGATAAAAAATATTTTAAAAGAATTCCAAAACAAAGTGAATTGAAACTTGATCCTGATGCGGCTTATGTTCACTTCACATCAAACAATACAATATACGGAACTGAATGGCAGACAGAACCTGAAGTCGGCAATGTTCCATTAGTATGCGATGCTTCTTCAGATATTCTCAGCAAACCTCTGGACATAAAAAAATATGGATTGATATATGCCGGCGCTCAGAAAAATATGGGTCCTTCGGGAGTAACTCTTGTAATTATCAGAAAAGATTTGCTTGAAAGAAGTCAGGATTCTCTGCACACAATGTTGAACTATAAAATTCACGCTGAAAACGATTCGTTGTACAATACTCCAAATACTTTTGGAATTTACATTATCAAACTTGTTACGAAATGGTTGTTAGGACTTGGCGGACTTGAAGAAATGTATAAGATTAACAAAAAGAAAGCTCAATTACTCTATGATTGTATTGATCAAAGTGGTGGATTTTATAAAGGACACGCTGAGAAAGATAGCCGTTCATTAATGAATGTAACATTCAACCTTGCAACAGAAGAACTTGAAAAGAAACTGATTGATGAAGCAACCAAAGCCGGATTCAGCGGATTGAAAGGACATCGTTCAGTTGGCGGACTAAGAGCTTCGATCTATAATGCTTTTCCAATTAAGGGTGTTGAAGCTCTTGTGGACTTTATGAAAGATTTCCAAAAGAGAAACGGTTAG
- a CDS encoding DUF1015 family protein, producing MAVIRPFKALRPTKENAHLVASVPYDVINKEEAKELAKGNPLSYLHVTRSEIDLPDNVDVYSKEVYLKAKENLDKLIKDAPLVLDEKPHFYLYRLIMNARAQTGICATFSVDDYDNDVILKHEKTRKVKEDDRTNHIITTNAQTGVVFLTYRGVKTVNELVEKTISAVQPEYDFTAPDGIQHTIWILPDEYNEMIISEFAKINKLYIADGHHRAKSASRAREEKMKSNPNHKGDEEYNYFIAVIFPAEQLQILPYNRVVFDLNGLSKEDFLNAVSEKFDVKPTDEKEPKKQKEFCMYLDHQWYHLKARDSVLASLSLEKSVGEKLDVSILQNFLLNPVLGIDDPRTNNRIDFIGGIRGTKELEKLVDSGKAAVAFSLYPVSLDDLMNISDAGEIMPPKSTWFEPKLRDGLLTHLI from the coding sequence ATGGCAGTAATCAGACCTTTCAAAGCACTTCGTCCAACAAAAGAAAATGCTCATTTAGTTGCAAGTGTTCCTTATGATGTTATCAATAAAGAAGAAGCAAAAGAACTTGCAAAAGGAAATCCATTAAGCTATTTGCATGTTACAAGATCAGAAATTGATTTGCCTGATAATGTTGATGTCTATTCAAAAGAAGTTTATCTGAAAGCAAAAGAAAATCTTGATAAGCTGATTAAAGATGCACCATTGGTATTGGACGAAAAACCTCACTTTTATCTTTACAGATTAATTATGAATGCAAGAGCTCAAACCGGAATTTGTGCAACTTTTTCAGTTGATGATTATGACAATGATGTAATTCTGAAACATGAAAAAACCAGAAAGGTAAAAGAAGACGATAGAACAAATCATATAATTACAACTAACGCACAAACAGGTGTTGTGTTCCTTACTTATCGCGGAGTTAAAACCGTTAATGAACTTGTTGAAAAAACAATTAGTGCAGTTCAACCGGAATATGATTTCACAGCACCGGATGGAATTCAACACACAATCTGGATTTTGCCTGATGAATACAATGAAATGATTATATCTGAGTTTGCTAAGATAAACAAGCTGTATATTGCCGATGGACATCATCGTGCAAAAAGTGCGAGTCGTGCGCGGGAAGAAAAAATGAAATCAAATCCAAACCACAAAGGAGATGAAGAATACAATTATTTCATCGCAGTAATTTTTCCGGCAGAACAATTACAGATATTACCGTACAATCGGGTTGTATTTGATTTGAACGGATTGAGCAAAGAAGATTTCTTAAATGCTGTCAGTGAAAAATTTGATGTGAAGCCAACAGATGAAAAAGAACCAAAGAAACAAAAAGAGTTTTGCATGTATCTGGATCATCAGTGGTATCATCTGAAAGCAAGGGATTCCGTGCTTGCAAGTTTATCGCTTGAAAAATCTGTCGGAGAAAAACTCGATGTTAGCATTTTGCAAAATTTTCTTTTAAATCCGGTTCTTGGAATTGATGACCCGAGAACAAACAACAGAATTGATTTCATTGGCGGAATACGAGGTACAAAAGAATTAGAGAAGCTTGTTGATAGTGGCAAAGCAGCAGTTGCATTTTCACTCTATCCTGTTAGTCTTGATGATTTGATGAACATTTCTGATGCGGGAGAAATAATGCCACCAAAATCAACCTGGTTTGAGCCAAAATTGAGAGATGGATTATTAACTCATTTAATCTAA
- a CDS encoding alpha/beta hydrolase-fold protein has product MTNHTFGQEISVKNILSHQNVLLIFAGIKSKKRISMFRQQKPKRPKSNAERDEIVGIVKYHRGFSSSFLNNQRDIVVWLPKGYNSYKKKEQRYAVLYMHDGQNILDPKTAYAGKDWRVDETLSKLIRKRKIKDIIVVGIYNTPDRLDEYSWSDKGQLYLKFIVEELKPFIDSNYRTLPDRENTAMIGSSMGGLISFYAGWFYGEVFSKVGCMSSSFYYHSDHALKLVEDYKGPKKNIKFYIDHGEDGLIRGQRMFCLLSQKGYVLGQDIDYYYAPGAEHNEKEWAARLERPLLFFFKKT; this is encoded by the coding sequence ATGACAAACCACACATTCGGGCAGGAAATTTCCGTAAAAAATATTTTATCGCATCAGAATGTTTTACTTATCTTTGCAGGAATAAAATCTAAGAAAAGAATTTCTATGTTTCGCCAACAAAAACCTAAAAGACCAAAGTCAAATGCCGAAAGAGATGAAATAGTGGGAATTGTAAAATATCATCGCGGCTTTTCATCTTCATTTTTGAATAATCAGAGAGATATTGTGGTCTGGTTGCCAAAAGGTTATAACTCTTATAAGAAAAAAGAACAAAGATATGCTGTGCTCTATATGCACGACGGACAAAATATTCTTGACCCGAAAACAGCTTATGCAGGAAAAGACTGGCGTGTTGATGAAACATTATCGAAGCTGATAAGAAAAAGAAAAATAAAAGACATAATAGTTGTGGGAATTTATAATACACCAGACAGACTGGATGAATATAGCTGGAGTGATAAAGGTCAGCTTTACCTTAAATTTATTGTTGAGGAATTAAAACCATTTATTGATTCGAATTACAGAACTCTACCAGACCGGGAAAATACAGCAATGATTGGCTCATCAATGGGTGGTTTAATTTCATTTTATGCAGGATGGTTTTACGGCGAAGTTTTTTCGAAAGTTGGTTGTATGTCAAGCTCATTCTATTATCATAGTGACCATGCATTGAAGTTAGTTGAAGATTATAAAGGACCTAAAAAGAATATTAAGTTTTATATTGATCACGGAGAAGATGGATTAATTCGCGGTCAGAGAATGTTTTGTCTTCTAAGTCAAAAAGGATATGTGCTTGGACAGGATATTGATTACTATTATGCTCCTGGCGCAGAACACAATGAAAAGGAATGGGCTGCAAGATTGGAAAGACCATTACTGTTTTTCTTTAAGAAAACTTAG
- a CDS encoding HAD family acid phosphatase codes for MKSFFFRNTLTTTTRNLTIILSLSLTLLSCSSNELVNLRVAKDRVKDYYESGKYDKELKEIYLDAKSKIDKIEVKPNSAAIFDVDDTALSNYEISKRLDYGYDYQIIQDWVMSAKLPAIKQTLEFYNYLKSKGIKLIFLTGRQIEEYDATYRNLMEQGYTDFDTLIMRSEQERKLGAAQFKSQKRKELIQNGYEIIICVGDQWTDFEGDYTRIKVKLPNYLYETK; via the coding sequence ATGAAATCATTCTTTTTCAGAAATACTCTTACTACTACTACTCGTAATCTTACTATTATTCTTTCTCTTTCTCTCACTCTTTTAAGTTGTTCTTCCAATGAATTGGTTAATCTTCGTGTAGCAAAAGACAGAGTGAAAGATTATTATGAATCCGGCAAATACGATAAAGAATTAAAAGAAATATATCTTGATGCAAAAAGTAAAATTGATAAAATTGAAGTGAAGCCAAACTCCGCAGCAATATTTGATGTTGATGATACTGCGTTATCGAATTATGAAATAAGTAAGCGACTTGATTATGGCTATGATTATCAGATAATTCAGGATTGGGTGATGAGTGCAAAACTTCCGGCAATAAAACAGACCCTTGAATTCTATAATTATCTCAAATCAAAAGGAATTAAACTTATATTTCTCACGGGCAGACAAATCGAGGAATATGATGCTACATACAGAAACCTTATGGAGCAAGGTTATACTGATTTTGATACTTTGATTATGAGGAGTGAACAAGAGAGAAAACTGGGTGCGGCTCAGTTCAAATCACAAAAAAGAAAAGAGCTAATTCAGAACGGTTATGAAATAATTATCTGTGTTGGAGATCAGTGGACGGACTTTGAGGGAGATTACACGAGAATAAAAGTAAAACTTCCAAATTATTTGTATGAGACAAAATAG
- a CDS encoding N-6 DNA methylase, producing the protein MPTEEKLLHIKEYLQKVKQSHKELTKKEAFKDLLNRLYGNDSEIKKIVDKITLGAETTILNIPRKQKTHRGSADTLYNKIIIEFENDLKLTLEHAKEQLAGYLLGQFNSGEGYNFTLIASDFITWKVFAPDVDSLNRLSDLKEDELKLDEVKSASFTLTERNSEEFYYWIDRFLFREEKQKATLKAIEESFGYQSKVFIECFREMYAWFKQAKKFGEVQVSFEQWEKFLSIAYGQFDAKEEVFIIHSYLSVFAKMLAYSVISNDDYIDDSELKAILDGTIFHKYNIRNFVENDFFHWVVSDRNFKNLKNTFRIIAQEISSFDFNNVDEDVLKGVYQELIDIDTRHSLGEYYTPDWLCEKIINEFSFTNTDKILDPACGSGSFLRAAIHRFKQLNPESSVEEINNHIFGIDIHPLSVQIAKTTLLLALGKEIINAKQPVYLNIILANTLLAPEGVQDLFGKEFSLNIDKEKFKLNTQILEDVNLFDDALEVCDELAEQTQNTKKEDEETFEYILRKRLKNHQLTKQIVESFYKVYIGLKTVKEKGRDSIWKFIVQNLYKPYFLAGKFDYVIGNPPWFTYSSIKNEEYQNILNTLAENYNVKPAKVANFPHLEIAAIFQAHCASYFLNPKGKLAFVLPRSFFSADHHDNTRSGKAKGFRINKIWDLDKVNPLFRVPSCVFFVEKYKDVKSVPISNVNGKIISGKLPEHNCNLKVASSLLEEKEVKFHYIKQGNASAISIRKTKSNQLENPYKKNFKQGATIVPRCFYFVELDQQIPPDFEDRILNIKTSEAIEADAKRPWKGLKFNGKIESRFLFRTALAKSILPFALYNPDLVVLPVLIETDHTNNKTIKLLESEELRREGYLNAARWFKNVEDTWQLLRTEKNQSISSVDYLNWQNKLTNKI; encoded by the coding sequence ATGCCAACTGAAGAAAAATTACTTCATATCAAAGAGTACCTTCAAAAGGTAAAACAATCGCATAAAGAGCTTACAAAAAAAGAAGCATTCAAAGATTTACTTAATCGTTTATATGGCAACGATAGTGAAATAAAAAAGATTGTGGATAAAATAACTTTGGGTGCTGAAACTACCATTCTGAATATTCCACGAAAACAAAAAACTCACAGAGGCAGCGCAGATACTCTTTACAACAAAATAATAATAGAGTTTGAAAACGATTTAAAGTTAACACTTGAACATGCAAAAGAACAATTAGCCGGCTATTTACTTGGTCAGTTTAATTCCGGCGAAGGATATAATTTCACCTTAATTGCATCGGATTTTATTACCTGGAAAGTTTTTGCCCCTGATGTTGATTCATTAAACAGACTTTCAGATTTAAAAGAAGATGAACTTAAACTTGATGAAGTTAAATCAGCTTCATTCACTTTAACAGAAAGGAACAGTGAAGAATTCTATTATTGGATTGATAGATTTTTATTTCGTGAAGAAAAGCAAAAAGCAACTCTTAAAGCGATTGAAGAATCATTTGGATATCAGAGTAAAGTTTTTATTGAATGCTTTAGAGAAATGTATGCTTGGTTCAAGCAGGCAAAAAAATTCGGTGAAGTTCAGGTCTCTTTTGAACAGTGGGAAAAGTTTTTAAGCATTGCTTACGGACAGTTCGATGCCAAAGAAGAAGTTTTCATAATACACAGTTATCTTAGCGTCTTCGCAAAGATGCTTGCTTATAGTGTTATATCAAACGACGATTATATTGATGATAGCGAACTTAAGGCAATTCTTGATGGAACAATTTTCCACAAATACAATATTCGAAATTTTGTTGAAAATGATTTTTTTCATTGGGTTGTAAGTGACAGAAACTTCAAAAATCTGAAGAATACTTTTCGAATAATTGCGCAAGAAATTTCATCTTTTGATTTTAATAATGTTGATGAAGATGTATTAAAGGGTGTTTATCAGGAATTAATTGATATTGACACAAGACATTCTCTTGGCGAGTATTATACACCTGATTGGCTCTGTGAGAAAATTATTAATGAGTTTTCTTTTACGAACACTGATAAAATTTTGGATCCGGCTTGTGGAAGCGGCTCATTTTTAAGAGCTGCGATTCATCGTTTCAAACAGCTTAATCCCGAATCAAGTGTTGAAGAAATTAATAACCACATATTCGGAATAGATATTCATCCTCTCAGCGTCCAAATTGCAAAAACAACATTGCTGCTTGCTCTCGGAAAAGAAATTATAAACGCAAAGCAACCTGTTTATCTGAATATAATTCTTGCAAATACTTTACTTGCACCTGAAGGCGTGCAGGATCTTTTTGGTAAAGAGTTTTCATTAAATATTGATAAAGAAAAATTTAAACTTAACACTCAGATTCTTGAAGATGTAAATCTTTTTGATGATGCGCTTGAAGTTTGTGATGAACTTGCCGAGCAAACTCAAAATACTAAAAAAGAAGACGAAGAAACCTTTGAATATATTTTACGCAAGCGACTTAAAAATCATCAACTGACAAAACAGATTGTTGAAAGTTTTTATAAGGTTTATATCGGCTTAAAAACAGTTAAAGAAAAAGGAAGAGATAGCATCTGGAAATTTATTGTTCAAAATCTTTACAAGCCTTACTTCCTTGCTGGCAAGTTTGATTATGTAATCGGAAATCCTCCCTGGTTTACTTATAGTTCAATTAAAAATGAAGAATATCAAAATATTCTTAACACACTTGCAGAGAATTATAATGTTAAACCGGCAAAGGTTGCAAATTTTCCTCATCTTGAAATTGCTGCAATTTTTCAGGCGCATTGTGCCTCTTATTTTTTAAACCCAAAAGGAAAACTTGCCTTCGTTTTACCAAGAAGTTTTTTTAGTGCAGACCATCACGATAATACAAGAAGCGGAAAAGCAAAAGGATTCAGAATAAATAAAATCTGGGATCTCGATAAAGTTAATCCGTTGTTTCGGGTTCCGAGTTGTGTGTTCTTTGTTGAAAAGTATAAAGATGTAAAATCTGTTCCCATTAGTAATGTTAATGGAAAAATAATTTCCGGTAAATTACCCGAACACAATTGTAATCTTAAAGTTGCTTCTTCTTTGCTCGAAGAAAAGGAAGTTAAGTTTCATTATATCAAACAAGGGAATGCTTCTGCAATTTCAATCAGAAAAACAAAAAGCAATCAGTTAGAAAATCCATATAAGAAAAATTTTAAACAGGGCGCTACCATTGTTCCGAGATGTTTTTACTTTGTAGAACTTGACCAACAAATTCCACCCGATTTTGAAGATAGAATTTTGAATATTAAAACCTCCGAAGCAATTGAAGCTGATGCGAAAAGACCTTGGAAAGGCTTGAAGTTTAACGGAAAGATTGAGAGCAGATTTCTTTTTCGTACGGCACTTGCAAAAAGCATTTTGCCCTTTGCACTTTACAATCCTGATTTGGTAGTGCTGCCGGTTTTGATTGAAACTGATCACACAAACAACAAAACAATTAAACTGCTTGAAAGCGAGGAACTTAGAAGAGAAGGTTATCTTAATGCAGCAAGATGGTTTAAGAATGTTGAAGACACTTGGCAGCTTTTAAGGACAGAAAAGAATCAAAGTATTTCAAGCGTGGATTATCTTAATTGGCAAAATAAACTTACGAACAAAATCTAA